CTCGCCAGGCACGAGAGGCACTCTATCCGGCAGAAGGATATCATTCCGAAGGAAAACATTTCGAAGATCCGTCTTTTCGGAGAGATTTTTGCCAATGCCCTCTTGCGAAAGCGTTCCGAGGAATCGTTACGTAACGCCCTTTCCGAAGTGCAACGGCTTCTGGCTGAGATAAAGAAACTCAAGGAGCAGATCGAGGCGGATTATCTTTATCTGAGTGAAGAAACCAAAGCGGAACACAATTACGGAGACATCGTGGGTCAGAGCCAGGCCTTGCAGCGTATTCTGGTCAAAGTGAAACAGGTGGCCCCGACCAACGCTCCGGTCCTTCTGTTAGGGGAGACGGGAACCGGCAAGGGGTTGATCGCCCGATCCCTTCATGACGCCAGCAAGCATAGCAGCCGTCCGCTGGTCATAGTCAATTGCGCGGCTTTAACCCCCAGTCTGATTGAGAGCGAATTGTTCGGTCACGAGAAAGGGGCCTTTACCGGAGCGTCTGCCAGGCGGGCAGGCCGTTTCGAGTTGGCCCACGGGACGACTCTTTTCCTGGATGAAATAGGAGAGCTCCCCCTGGATCTGCAGCCCAAGCTGCTCCGGGTCCTGCAAGACGGGGAGTTTGAACGGGTGGGCGGGACCGAGACAATCAAGACCGATGTGCGGATCATCGCCGCTACCAACCGGGATCTGGAAAAGGACGTGGAAGAAGGGAGATTTCGCCGGGACCTCTGGTATCGCCTAAGCGTTTTCCCTATTTTCGTGCCGCCTTTGCGGGAGCGGCTGGATGATATTCCCCTCTTCGTGGAATGGTTTGTGGATAAATACAGCAAATGGAGCGGCAAGAAATTTAAGTTAATTTCTCAAAAAACGATCAAGGCCTTAAAGAGTTATTCATGGCCGGGAAACATCCGGGAACTGGAGAATTTGATCGAAAGATCGGTTATCACCAGTCCGGAAGGAAACCTCCAAATTGAAATACCGACACCCTCAGGAAAGATTCCGGATCAAGGGATGACCCTTCAAGAGAGGGAGCGGGCCTATCTGATCGAAGTCCTGGAAAAGACCTCCTGGGTGATTCAGGGACCCAAGGGCGCAGCCCGGCAGTTAGGTCTTCATCCGAGTTCCCTGAGATTTCGGATGAAAAAATCGGGTATCCAGAGACCCGCCCATTCATAGATTGATAATAGACACGGACTTTTTCGATACGGACGCACAGATGCCTACATGGACGGTAGCAATTTTAAGCAGGTTGTTGCACCTCGAGGTTAATTCTTGAACCCATTTCATGTTCGGTAACTGTTAGTTCGTATCTGGTTTGAAGGTTCATCCAAAACTGAGCGCTGTTTCCAAAATACCGGGATAACCGAAGCGCTGTTTCTGAACTAATTCCACGTCTTTCGTTGAGAATTTGGGTAATACGTCCTGATGGGACACGTAATATCAAAGCCAATTTATTGGCTGAAAGGTTTCGGGCCGTTATTTCTCTTTTAAGAATACGTCCCGGATGAATTGGTTTCATTTTTATCCCCTGTGGTAGTCTGTAATTTGAACATCGAATGCATCGCCGTCTTTAAAACGGAAACAGATACGCCATGGCCCGTTTACCGTCATCGCCCATTGCCCCGCCCTGCTCCCCGACAACTTATGGAGGCCAACGCTTTTTAAGGGACTTATATCCTTGAGAGATTCCGCAGCATCAAGAATGGCCAGCAAGTCTTCAGCAGCCC
This genomic interval from Deltaproteobacteria bacterium contains the following:
- a CDS encoding type II toxin-antitoxin system RelE/ParE family toxin, which encodes MILSWANSRTQRFYEQGKASKFPGMDIGAAEDLLAILDAAESLKDISPLKSVGLHKLSGSRAGQWAMTVNGPWRICFRFKDGDAFDVQITDYHRG
- a CDS encoding sigma-54-dependent Fis family transcriptional regulator, whose product is MNKNSPFKEGNAEEPIYFERLLSEVSAKYINMPIEEIEGIVRNDFGRLAGLLGGDSCNFHLFDQEAQDWLTLFDSAEKVFLWARREEFADQLRSFRSRPDFAEKMEYMFEQWDKGEYVTYPSSGKKSEKAEKMENYVSTSGVISFISVPIIAAGTKLGAIILARHERHSIRQKDIIPKENISKIRLFGEIFANALLRKRSEESLRNALSEVQRLLAEIKKLKEQIEADYLYLSEETKAEHNYGDIVGQSQALQRILVKVKQVAPTNAPVLLLGETGTGKGLIARSLHDASKHSSRPLVIVNCAALTPSLIESELFGHEKGAFTGASARRAGRFELAHGTTLFLDEIGELPLDLQPKLLRVLQDGEFERVGGTETIKTDVRIIAATNRDLEKDVEEGRFRRDLWYRLSVFPIFVPPLRERLDDIPLFVEWFVDKYSKWSGKKFKLISQKTIKALKSYSWPGNIRELENLIERSVITSPEGNLQIEIPTPSGKIPDQGMTLQERERAYLIEVLEKTSWVIQGPKGAARQLGLHPSSLRFRMKKSGIQRPAHS
- a CDS encoding HigA family addiction module antidote protein, translating into MKPIHPGRILKREITARNLSANKLALILRVPSGRITQILNERRGISSETALRLSRYFGNSAQFWMNLQTRYELTVTEHEMGSRINLEVQQPA